One window of Flavobacteriales bacterium genomic DNA carries:
- a CDS encoding phosphoribosyltransferase: MAAERTVVLEHDRIQRKLRRMAFRLYEDNVHETGLVLVGVAPRGAKLAVRIKLLLEEISPLKIDLLELALDKDDPLNKPVRFNVKDGELDGRVVILVDDVLMSGRTLMHAAAHLVKSPLKRLTTVVLVDRLHRAYPIRADIVGLTLSTTLQEHISVELGKKDTVYLS, encoded by the coding sequence ATGGCCGCCGAACGCACCGTGGTATTGGAACACGACCGGATCCAGCGCAAACTGCGCCGGATGGCGTTCCGCCTGTACGAGGACAATGTGCATGAGACCGGTTTGGTGCTGGTCGGTGTGGCACCACGGGGAGCCAAGCTGGCCGTGCGTATCAAATTGCTGCTTGAGGAAATATCCCCGTTGAAGATCGACCTGCTCGAGCTCGCGCTGGATAAGGACGATCCGTTGAACAAGCCCGTTCGGTTCAACGTGAAGGACGGAGAGCTGGACGGCCGGGTGGTAATACTCGTGGATGATGTGCTGATGAGCGGACGCACATTGATGCATGCGGCGGCACATCTGGTGAAGTCCCCATTGAAGCGGCTGACCACCGTGGTGCTGGTGGACCGGCTGCACCGGGCCTACCCCATCCGTGCGGACATCGTGGGCCTCACGCTCAGCACCACCTTGCAGGAGCACATCAGCGTGGAACTGGGAAAGAAGGACACCGTCTACCTTTCCTGA
- a CDS encoding shikimate kinase (catalyzes the formation of shikimate 3-phosphate from shikimate in aromatic amino acid biosynthesis), whose amino-acid sequence MRVFIIGFMCSGKSIVGRELATMTGRRFADIDRVIEQRIGPILPWMKQHGEAKFREVESEVLAELLQEEDVLVACGGGTPMASDNMERMLAAGTVVYLDVPHEILVERARRSGGDRPLLFGLKDDALSDRIKELMLVREPKYRRAPVHVPGGGTPAETAKQMAEMLGLQER is encoded by the coding sequence ATGCGCGTGTTCATCATCGGCTTTATGTGCAGCGGCAAGAGCATCGTGGGGCGCGAGTTGGCCACCATGACGGGGCGCCGGTTCGCGGATATCGACCGGGTGATCGAGCAGCGCATCGGCCCGATCCTGCCGTGGATGAAGCAGCACGGAGAGGCCAAATTCCGGGAGGTGGAAAGCGAAGTGCTCGCCGAGCTCTTGCAGGAGGAGGATGTGCTGGTGGCGTGCGGGGGAGGAACGCCCATGGCCTCGGACAACATGGAACGGATGCTCGCTGCGGGCACCGTGGTGTATCTGGACGTGCCACATGAGATCCTGGTGGAACGTGCGCGGCGCTCCGGTGGCGACAGGCCCTTGCTTTTCGGACTGAAGGACGATGCCCTGAGCGATCGGATCAAGGAGCTGATGCTGGTTAGGGAGCCGAAATACCGGCGGGCCCCGGTGCATGTGCCGGGCGGTGGCACGCCTGCCGAAACCGCAAAGCAGATGGCGGAGATGCTCGGCCTTCAGGAAAGGTAG
- a CDS encoding CusA/CzcA family heavy metal efflux RND transporter yields the protein MIDRIITFSVRNKLIIGLLLLAFIGWGAWSVTQLPIDALPDVTNNQVLVNTIAPNLATQEVEQFITFPLEQAFKNLPDVVQLRSVSRSGLSVITVVFKDEVPLYLTRQLVAERITEVQAQIPPGYGTPEIAPPTTGTGEIFQYTLAVDSAHKDKYDLLELRTLQDWVVRKHLLGVPGVIDVSSFGGLLKQYEVSVDARRLAGAGFSLMDVFNALENNNANTGGSYIEKGPNIYFIRGEGVISSLKDVENIVISARGGSPVRVRDVAEVRFGHAVRYGAMTRNGEGEAVGGVVLMLKGANAMATVTAVKERVKEIQHSLPKGVHIDAFVDRSKLVDQTIGTVEHNLLMGALIVIAVLVLLLGNWRAGLIVASVIPLALLFAIGCMVLAGQSANLMSMGALDFGLIVDGAVIVVEGMMFALHQRYAGQRITAENMNDETIRGAGGIMKSAVFGQVIILIVYVPIFALIGVEGKMFRPMAFTVSFAIIGALILSLTYVPWAVSIFMGKKIPKGESWSERMIHRLQNWYAPKLRGLLHHRRIAIGGALVLMVAAFFVFSRLGGEFIPELDEGDFATNVTIRQGSNLSQSIEVSDQLARILLKDFPEVKEVVGKIGSSEIPTDPMPIESQDLIIVMKDRKDWKTTKDREQMAELMNEKLSVIPGMNLSFEQPIQMRFNELIAGVKSDIALKIYGDDLDELFKSANAAAALIATVPGATDIKVEQVTGMPQLVVKYDRARIAQYGLNIADLNRVLNTALAGGTAGVVYEDERRFNLVVRMADMRDADPDKLKNLLVPLPNGSQMPMGQLAEIGFQSAAAQVSREDGARRIVVETNVRGRDIQGVAEDIQALIKQKLPLPTGYFVAYGGTFKNLQEASARLMISVPLALALIFVLLFFAFKSFAEALIIFSAVPMAAVGGVFALWMRGLDFSISAGVGFIALFGVAVLNGIVLISYFNQLHREGISDVTDRVVSGTLARLRPVLATAAVASLGFLPMAISTSPGSEVQRPLATVVIGGLITSTLLTLAVLPVLYHLVFSRRRKEEGGDGGKGGNGGKGGRGIGTASVIALLFLGNSVQAQAPVLSLDSAVARALRTHPAITAAELEVRQQEALRKTAFQLEPLGAQLQGGQINSSVHDISIQATTGIPFPTAIAHRARYLKESVLLAETGRTGTRALVKESAASAYLQWAMGMENLRLMQLMDSSYSTLAAFAAHKFEAGESGRLEKVSAQSTADEAHVQLKKAQADIAIYATELEQWTGPLGGAAPDTSALSALSRAPDPGGGTDPLLAQEQQRASLAEEAWKMERSQWAPTLQGGGFYQTIDGASPFTGYLIGTSIPLPGSGQGARTKAARIRSKIAMQRLEELRRSRATELARTQARSAQLRESLAYYESSGATLATTLRNDAQRAYLNGDAGYLEFIQGIDQARRIDAEHLRIRYELGLTMIHLNALIGL from the coding sequence ATGATCGATCGCATCATCACATTCAGCGTCCGCAACAAGCTCATCATCGGCCTGTTGCTTTTGGCCTTCATCGGCTGGGGCGCCTGGTCCGTAACGCAATTGCCCATCGACGCGCTGCCGGACGTCACCAACAACCAGGTGCTGGTGAACACCATCGCGCCCAACCTCGCCACGCAGGAGGTGGAGCAGTTCATCACCTTCCCGCTGGAGCAGGCCTTCAAGAACCTGCCCGACGTGGTGCAATTGCGCAGTGTTTCGCGCAGCGGCCTCTCGGTGATCACCGTGGTGTTCAAGGACGAGGTACCGCTCTACCTCACGCGGCAGTTGGTCGCGGAGCGCATCACGGAGGTGCAGGCGCAGATCCCGCCCGGTTACGGTACACCGGAGATCGCCCCGCCCACCACCGGTACGGGTGAGATCTTCCAATACACCCTCGCCGTGGACAGCGCTCATAAGGACAAGTACGACCTGTTGGAACTGCGTACGCTGCAAGATTGGGTGGTGCGCAAACACTTGCTGGGCGTACCCGGGGTGATCGATGTGAGCAGCTTCGGCGGCCTGTTGAAACAGTACGAGGTGAGCGTGGATGCGCGCCGCTTGGCCGGTGCAGGGTTCTCGCTGATGGACGTGTTCAACGCCCTGGAGAACAACAACGCCAACACCGGTGGCAGCTACATCGAAAAAGGACCGAACATCTATTTCATCCGTGGCGAAGGCGTGATCTCCTCGCTGAAGGACGTGGAGAACATCGTGATCAGCGCGCGCGGCGGCAGTCCGGTGCGCGTGCGCGATGTGGCCGAAGTGCGCTTTGGGCATGCGGTGCGCTACGGCGCGATGACGCGCAACGGCGAGGGCGAGGCCGTGGGCGGCGTGGTGTTGATGCTGAAGGGCGCCAACGCCATGGCCACAGTCACCGCCGTGAAGGAACGGGTGAAGGAGATCCAGCACAGCCTGCCGAAAGGCGTACACATCGATGCTTTCGTCGACCGCTCGAAACTGGTGGACCAGACCATCGGCACCGTGGAGCACAACCTGCTGATGGGCGCGCTGATCGTGATCGCGGTGCTGGTGCTGCTGCTGGGCAACTGGCGCGCGGGCCTCATCGTGGCCAGTGTGATCCCGCTCGCACTGCTCTTCGCCATTGGCTGCATGGTATTGGCCGGGCAAAGCGCCAACCTGATGAGCATGGGCGCGCTGGACTTCGGTCTGATCGTGGACGGCGCGGTGATCGTGGTGGAAGGCATGATGTTCGCCTTGCACCAACGCTACGCGGGCCAGCGCATAACCGCTGAGAACATGAACGATGAGACGATCCGTGGCGCAGGCGGCATCATGAAGAGCGCGGTGTTCGGGCAGGTGATCATCCTTATCGTCTACGTCCCCATTTTCGCGCTGATCGGCGTGGAGGGCAAGATGTTCCGCCCCATGGCCTTTACCGTGAGCTTTGCGATCATCGGCGCCTTGATCCTGAGCCTCACCTACGTGCCGTGGGCTGTCTCCATTTTCATGGGGAAAAAGATCCCGAAAGGTGAGAGCTGGAGCGAACGCATGATCCATCGCTTGCAGAACTGGTACGCTCCGAAGTTGCGCGGGCTCCTGCATCATCGGCGCATCGCCATCGGCGGCGCGTTGGTACTGATGGTAGCGGCGTTCTTTGTCTTCAGCCGTTTGGGTGGCGAGTTCATCCCGGAATTGGATGAAGGCGATTTCGCCACCAATGTCACCATTAGGCAGGGCAGCAACCTCAGTCAAAGCATTGAAGTGAGCGACCAACTGGCCCGTATCCTGCTGAAGGACTTTCCCGAGGTGAAGGAGGTGGTCGGCAAGATCGGGAGCAGTGAGATACCCACGGACCCCATGCCCATCGAAAGTCAGGACCTGATCATCGTGATGAAGGACCGGAAGGATTGGAAAACGACGAAGGACAGGGAGCAGATGGCGGAACTGATGAATGAGAAGCTCAGTGTGATCCCCGGCATGAACCTCAGCTTCGAGCAGCCGATCCAGATGCGCTTCAACGAGCTGATCGCCGGGGTGAAGAGCGATATCGCGTTGAAGATCTACGGCGACGACCTTGACGAACTCTTCAAATCGGCCAATGCCGCCGCCGCGTTGATCGCCACTGTACCCGGTGCCACGGACATCAAGGTGGAGCAGGTCACCGGCATGCCGCAGCTCGTGGTGAAGTACGACCGGGCGCGCATCGCACAGTACGGCCTGAACATCGCCGACCTGAACCGGGTGCTGAACACCGCGCTGGCCGGCGGAACGGCGGGCGTGGTCTACGAGGACGAGCGACGTTTCAATCTCGTGGTGCGCATGGCCGACATGCGCGACGCCGACCCGGATAAGTTGAAGAACCTCTTGGTGCCGTTGCCGAACGGTTCACAGATGCCGATGGGCCAACTGGCGGAGATCGGTTTTCAAAGCGCCGCCGCACAGGTTAGCCGCGAGGACGGTGCCCGACGGATCGTGGTGGAGACGAACGTCCGGGGCCGCGACATCCAAGGCGTTGCGGAGGACATCCAAGCCTTGATCAAACAGAAACTGCCCTTGCCAACAGGCTACTTCGTTGCCTACGGCGGGACCTTCAAGAACCTGCAGGAAGCCAGCGCGCGGCTGATGATCTCCGTGCCCTTGGCGCTGGCGCTGATATTTGTGCTGCTCTTCTTCGCATTCAAGTCTTTCGCCGAGGCGCTCATCATCTTCAGCGCGGTGCCCATGGCGGCCGTGGGCGGCGTGTTCGCCCTGTGGATGCGCGGGCTGGACTTCAGCATTAGCGCGGGTGTGGGCTTCATCGCGCTCTTCGGCGTGGCGGTGCTGAACGGCATCGTCCTCATCAGCTATTTCAACCAGTTGCACCGTGAAGGCATCTCGGATGTGACGGACCGTGTGGTAAGTGGCACGCTTGCCCGCTTGCGCCCCGTACTGGCCACGGCGGCGGTGGCCTCGCTCGGCTTCCTGCCCATGGCGATCAGCACCAGTCCGGGAAGTGAGGTGCAGCGTCCTTTGGCCACGGTGGTCATCGGTGGTTTGATCACTTCGACGTTGCTCACGCTGGCTGTGCTTCCGGTGCTTTATCACTTGGTGTTTTCGCGCAGGAGGAAAGAGGAAGGAGGTGATGGAGGTAAGGGTGGTAATGGAGGTAAGGGAGGACGTGGGATCGGTACGGCTTCCGTGATCGCACTGCTGTTCCTCGGAAACTCCGTGCAGGCGCAGGCTCCGGTGCTTTCACTTGATAGCGCCGTGGCCCGGGCGTTGCGCACACATCCTGCGATCACAGCGGCTGAGTTGGAAGTCCGGCAACAGGAAGCGCTTCGGAAAACCGCCTTTCAGCTGGAACCGCTCGGTGCACAACTGCAAGGTGGACAGATCAACAGTTCCGTCCATGACATCAGTATCCAGGCCACCACGGGCATTCCCTTCCCCACTGCCATCGCGCATCGCGCCCGCTACTTGAAGGAAAGTGTGCTGTTGGCAGAGACCGGAAGGACCGGCACCCGTGCGCTGGTGAAGGAGAGCGCGGCCAGTGCCTACCTGCAATGGGCCATGGGCATGGAAAACCTGCGCCTGATGCAGCTGATGGACAGCTCCTACTCCACCCTCGCGGCCTTCGCGGCACACAAATTCGAAGCAGGTGAAAGCGGCCGCTTGGAAAAAGTGAGCGCACAAAGCACCGCCGATGAGGCCCATGTGCAACTGAAGAAGGCACAGGCCGACATCGCCATCTACGCCACTGAACTGGAGCAATGGACCGGTCCCTTGGGCGGTGCGGCGCCGGACACTTCGGCGCTCAGCGCATTGTCCCGCGCACCGGACCCCGGCGGCGGAACGGACCCGCTGCTGGCGCAGGAACAGCAACGGGCATCGCTCGCGGAAGAAGCCTGGAAAATGGAGCGCAGCCAATGGGCGCCAACGCTTCAAGGCGGTGGCTTCTACCAGACCATCGACGGGGCTTCACCCTTCACTGGCTACCTCATCGGCACTTCGATCCCGTTACCCGGCAGCGGGCAGGGCGCACGCACCAAGGCCGCTCGCATTCGCAGCAAGATCGCGATGCAGCGGCTGGAGGAACTGCGCCGTAGCCGCGCCACTGAACTGGCCCGCACACAGGCACGCTCGGCACAACTTCGCGAAAGCTTGGCCTACTACGAAAGCTCAGGTGCCACGCTCGCCACCACTTTGCGCAATGATGCGCAACGCGCCTACCTCAACGGCGACGCAGGCTATCTCGAGTTCATCCAAGGCATCGACCAGGCCCGCCGCATCGATGCGGAACACCTCCGCATCCGGTATGAACTCGGCCTCACCATGATCCACCTCAACGCCCTGATTGGGCTTTAA
- a CDS encoding efflux RND transporter periplasmic adaptor subunit: MKNENADQMIMLHEGLAKRTLMPSAIVLILFALVACGGGTTAPAADEHAHEAPGAHGPEVALTTEQIKAIGLVTGTMEKRGLSTSLKANGRLVLPPDKSAQVSVLAGGLVRGIPVREGQVVSKGQVLATVENMEFLQLQQDYLETSAELRALNADLKRQQDLHDERINATKTLERAEADADVARAKQAGMAAKLRVFGTDPARLSAQDISSTYSVRSPIAGTLQHIAITLGQFAEPNTPLFMVVDNSGLHIDLNLFEQDVARVHAGQKVVFGHAGEPVGQHSATIYAVNKAFERDQQAVLAHGKLDDNGEELMPGMYIEALIMTDSTSAWSLPNEAVVSNGDEHYIFVEAGPNTFKQVAVRIGASELGYTEVVPLEPVDPIARIVVKGAYYLLSELTKGTGEHDH; the protein is encoded by the coding sequence ATGAAGAACGAAAATGCGGATCAGATGATCATGCTCCATGAAGGCCTCGCGAAGCGGACATTGATGCCATCAGCCATCGTGCTGATACTTTTCGCTTTGGTCGCCTGTGGCGGAGGAACAACCGCTCCTGCTGCCGATGAACACGCACATGAAGCACCCGGCGCACACGGTCCCGAAGTGGCGCTCACCACTGAGCAGATCAAGGCCATTGGGCTGGTTACCGGCACGATGGAAAAGCGCGGACTGAGCACTTCATTGAAAGCCAATGGGCGACTTGTGCTTCCTCCGGACAAGAGCGCACAGGTGAGCGTGCTGGCCGGTGGCTTAGTACGCGGGATCCCTGTGCGTGAAGGACAGGTCGTCAGTAAAGGGCAAGTGCTGGCTACCGTTGAGAACATGGAATTCCTGCAACTACAGCAAGACTACTTGGAGACCAGCGCCGAACTGCGCGCGCTGAACGCGGACCTTAAGCGGCAACAGGATCTGCACGACGAGCGCATCAATGCCACCAAGACCTTGGAGCGGGCAGAGGCCGATGCCGACGTGGCCCGCGCTAAACAGGCCGGGATGGCAGCGAAGCTGCGCGTCTTCGGCACGGACCCCGCTCGGCTCTCAGCGCAAGACATCAGCTCCACGTATTCCGTTCGTTCGCCGATCGCAGGAACCTTGCAGCACATCGCGATCACCTTGGGCCAGTTCGCGGAGCCGAACACTCCGCTCTTCATGGTGGTGGATAATAGCGGCCTGCACATCGACCTCAATCTCTTTGAGCAGGACGTGGCCCGGGTGCATGCCGGGCAGAAGGTGGTCTTCGGCCATGCCGGCGAACCCGTAGGGCAACACAGCGCTACGATCTACGCGGTGAACAAGGCCTTCGAGCGCGATCAGCAGGCCGTGCTGGCCCATGGCAAACTGGATGACAACGGCGAGGAGCTTATGCCCGGCATGTACATCGAGGCGTTGATCATGACCGACAGCACCTCGGCCTGGAGCCTGCCTAACGAGGCCGTGGTGAGCAATGGCGACGAGCACTACATCTTCGTGGAGGCAGGGCCGAACACGTTTAAACAGGTGGCGGTGCGCATCGGCGCCAGCGAGTTGGGCTACACGGAAGTGGTGCCTTTGGAACCCGTGGATCCAATAGCACGGATAGTAGTGAAGGGTGCCTACTACCTGTTGAGCGAGCTGACGAAAGGAACCGGGGAACACGATCATTGA
- a CDS encoding class I SAM-dependent methyltransferase produces the protein MADQQDLDAHYTTMDKIFRLSLGEKGGYSGARFDGDFSLTLEQAQEKKHKFIWDNLNIKKGDKVLDIGCGWGAFVNYLGEHGADAYGVVLAQGQADACKKNGLNVHQMNSKDITPTTFGKFDAVAAMGSPEHLCSIEEYKAGKQEEIYKTYFKQMSDLLPVGGRFYCQTMVFGPNMVKFEDIKFGQTNVYKKKYDYSNEELMDLVCDVFPGSWLPYGSEGMIEPAKEHFKLVSIDSGRLDYIETIDRWTKAFNKFQWEKYMLYGTLLPKLFSSDFRKWVRRYRIQPNLQVFEKEVFEHYRMVFEKVKD, from the coding sequence ATGGCAGATCAGCAGGACCTCGACGCGCACTACACCACGATGGACAAGATCTTCCGGCTCAGCCTGGGAGAGAAAGGCGGTTACAGCGGCGCGCGTTTCGATGGCGACTTCAGCCTAACGCTGGAGCAGGCCCAGGAGAAGAAGCACAAATTCATCTGGGACAATCTGAACATCAAGAAGGGTGACAAGGTGCTGGACATCGGCTGCGGCTGGGGCGCTTTCGTAAACTACCTCGGTGAGCATGGCGCGGATGCGTACGGTGTGGTGCTCGCGCAAGGGCAGGCCGATGCTTGCAAGAAGAACGGCTTGAACGTCCACCAGATGAATTCCAAGGACATCACGCCGACCACCTTCGGGAAATTCGATGCGGTGGCGGCCATGGGCAGTCCGGAACACTTGTGTTCCATCGAGGAATACAAAGCCGGCAAACAGGAGGAGATCTATAAGACCTACTTCAAGCAAATGAGCGACCTGCTCCCGGTGGGTGGCCGTTTCTATTGCCAGACCATGGTCTTCGGCCCCAACATGGTGAAGTTCGAGGACATCAAATTCGGGCAGACCAACGTGTACAAGAAGAAGTACGACTACAGCAATGAGGAGCTGATGGACCTCGTCTGCGACGTCTTCCCCGGCTCCTGGCTGCCCTACGGAAGCGAAGGCATGATCGAACCGGCGAAGGAACACTTCAAGCTCGTCTCCATCGACAGCGGCCGCTTGGACTACATCGAGACCATCGACCGGTGGACCAAGGCTTTCAACAAATTCCAGTGGGAGAAGTACATGCTCTACGGCACCCTACTACCGAAGCTCTTCAGCAGCGATTTCCGCAAGTGGGTGCGCCGCTACCGCATCCAGCCCAACCTGCAGGTGTTCGAGAAGGAGGTGTTCGAGCATTACCGCATGGTGTTCGAGAAGGTGAAGGATTGA
- a CDS encoding FKBP-type peptidyl-prolyl cis-trans isomerase translates to MRGGSKIAEDVYWRLNALGDGERTPTDSDSVLVRVRVARPGAFAGSVYSTERWYGMGGEKGTSKYFARLREGDSATVMLLSGATPWKDLGATSPGSGKDTGWVTMELSMLKLRSMAGSRELQRAVLMARTGSDEQRILADFFSGSNAEWKQALGVYYVLDSTNEAGPRIQSGQLVTLAYTASFLDNGRVFDEEEDGLTFRLGDPDQVIKGLEAAAHLLPRNGGKGRFVISSNLAFGPKGSTSGIVPPWTPVLYEVRVVTVELSAAGPS, encoded by the coding sequence TTGCGCGGAGGGAGCAAGATCGCGGAGGATGTCTATTGGCGCTTGAACGCGCTGGGCGATGGCGAGCGGACCCCGACGGACAGCGATAGTGTGTTGGTGCGCGTACGCGTGGCCAGGCCAGGTGCTTTCGCAGGCTCAGTTTACAGCACGGAACGTTGGTACGGCATGGGCGGGGAGAAAGGCACGTCGAAGTATTTCGCGCGTTTGAGAGAGGGCGACAGTGCCACCGTGATGCTCCTTTCCGGTGCCACACCTTGGAAAGACCTCGGGGCCACTTCGCCGGGATCAGGAAAGGACACCGGTTGGGTCACCATGGAACTGTCCATGCTGAAGCTCCGCTCGATGGCGGGATCCCGTGAACTGCAACGGGCCGTGCTGATGGCACGGACCGGGTCCGATGAACAGCGGATACTTGCGGATTTCTTCTCGGGATCCAATGCCGAATGGAAGCAGGCCTTGGGTGTGTACTACGTTCTGGACTCCACCAATGAGGCGGGGCCGCGCATCCAAAGCGGCCAACTAGTGACCTTGGCCTACACCGCATCCTTCCTGGACAATGGGAGGGTCTTTGATGAGGAAGAAGATGGGCTCACGTTCCGCTTGGGCGACCCCGATCAAGTGATCAAGGGGTTGGAGGCCGCGGCACACCTGTTGCCACGCAATGGGGGGAAGGGCCGTTTCGTCATTTCCTCCAATTTGGCTTTCGGGCCGAAGGGTTCAACATCGGGCATCGTTCCGCCGTGGACACCAGTGTTGTACGAGGTGCGGGTGGTGACGGTGGAATTGAGTGCAGCGGGGCCATCCTAG
- a CDS encoding FKBP-type peptidyl-prolyl cis-trans isomerase — MKHPAFILALLFVACGEGRTPPPARIGHRIAPPDNSLLDENKRMAEREENDIRDWVERQGVPMVSTGTGLRYKLVRDMPGDTARPGQLAVLNYAVYLLNGDTCYASTPGTPSSFRIEHADVESGLQEGVQHLSVGDSAVLVIPSALAFGLLGDRNKIPMRSTVVYHIGLVALEK; from the coding sequence ATGAAGCATCCGGCCTTCATTCTTGCATTGTTGTTCGTCGCCTGCGGCGAAGGCCGCACGCCGCCACCGGCACGCATTGGACATCGCATTGCCCCACCCGACAACAGCTTGTTGGACGAGAACAAGCGCATGGCAGAACGCGAGGAGAACGATATCCGCGATTGGGTGGAGCGGCAAGGCGTCCCCATGGTCTCTACCGGGACCGGACTGCGGTACAAGCTGGTGCGTGACATGCCGGGGGACACGGCGAGACCGGGCCAATTAGCCGTGCTGAACTACGCCGTCTATCTGCTGAACGGCGATACGTGCTACGCCTCCACACCGGGCACTCCGAGCTCGTTCCGCATCGAGCATGCCGACGTGGAAAGCGGCCTGCAGGAAGGTGTGCAGCATCTTTCCGTGGGCGATAGCGCCGTGCTGGTGATCCCCAGTGCGCTTGCGTTCGGCCTGCTGGGCGATCGGAACAAGATCCCCATGAGGAGCACCGTGGTGTATCACATCGGCCTGGTGGCGCTGGAAAAATGA
- a CDS encoding DHH family phosphoesterase — protein MKFPSAPPAAIAALVALLDAPKRIAITTHFNPDGDAMGSSLGLSHVLKALGHSVQVVLPNTAPGNLRWMPGHDLAIDHDTAKEASETAVREAEILFCLDFNRPDRVQGLEQVVRAAPVKVLIDHHRDPDTCFRVNFSDITASSTCQMVHDVIMAMGHGDLIDRDTANCLYAGIMTDSGSFRFSSTTPHTLRVAADLLDRGAVPHLIHAAIMEDNTVDRLRLTGFALSERLQVLDGGTATVIALSMADLDRFNYVPGDTEGLVNYGLGVRGVRLSAFLAERKDLIKISLRSKGNLPVNEFLAAHFEGGGHANAAGGRSTSSLEETVATLVRELPAFLAKHPE, from the coding sequence ATGAAGTTCCCCTCGGCTCCTCCGGCGGCCATTGCCGCATTAGTCGCACTGCTCGATGCCCCGAAGCGCATCGCCATCACGACGCACTTCAATCCGGACGGCGACGCCATGGGCAGCAGCCTTGGTTTGTCGCATGTCCTGAAAGCACTGGGCCATTCCGTCCAGGTGGTCCTGCCCAATACTGCACCTGGAAATCTGCGTTGGATGCCCGGCCATGATCTGGCGATCGACCATGATACGGCCAAGGAAGCGAGCGAAACGGCCGTGCGGGAAGCGGAGATCCTGTTCTGTCTGGACTTCAACAGGCCTGACCGCGTGCAAGGATTGGAACAGGTTGTACGTGCGGCCCCGGTGAAGGTCCTTATTGATCATCACCGCGACCCGGACACATGCTTCAGGGTAAACTTCAGCGACATCACGGCATCTTCCACCTGCCAGATGGTGCATGACGTGATCATGGCGATGGGCCATGGTGATCTGATCGACAGGGATACGGCCAACTGCTTGTATGCCGGAATCATGACGGATTCCGGCTCCTTCCGATTCTCCAGTACCACGCCGCACACGTTGCGTGTGGCCGCCGATCTTTTGGATCGGGGGGCCGTTCCCCACTTGATCCATGCCGCCATCATGGAGGACAATACCGTGGACCGGCTTCGGTTGACGGGCTTTGCGCTCAGCGAACGGTTGCAGGTTCTGGACGGAGGAACAGCAACGGTGATCGCGCTTTCCATGGCCGATCTGGACCGGTTCAACTATGTCCCCGGCGATACGGAGGGACTTGTGAATTATGGGCTCGGTGTACGGGGTGTCCGTCTTTCCGCCTTCCTGGCAGAGCGTAAGGACCTCATCAAGATCAGCCTGCGCTCCAAAGGCAATTTGCCCGTGAATGAGTTCTTGGCCGCCCATTTCGAAGGCGGTGGGCATGCCAATGCCGCCGGTGGACGATCAACCTCATCCTTGGAAGAAACCGTAGCCACCCTCGTCCGGGAACTTCCGGCTTTCTTGGCCAAGCATCCGGAATGA